The Alnus glutinosa chromosome 7, dhAlnGlut1.1, whole genome shotgun sequence genome includes a region encoding these proteins:
- the LOC133874311 gene encoding protein NRT1/ PTR FAMILY 5.5-like, whose amino-acid sequence MSSQPQFTSQLPLGHLLLRLRYSFLIILKPLSSWPVVTLEFAGKVAEYVVLWLRVTYLTDVWKFSTKRAAKFVNVSTGVETIMPIGMAFLVDVFLGHHGMLKISSIMYSFGMVFLFLLARYSEPIHEGSRPRCISIVVFCISSLLIANGLSGHKVSSSSVQEQEKSIQTESTEQDDIERKKAGKFRRFFRRSTRFFAPILLVFVLTFMPWRWPLPSQFGIAATGMVVASGLFMSFSRLYKYDKPQGSPLTTLSRVFVASISKMFITLPPDDQLHENPRSSHYLPHTKGLRFLDKAAIVVTTQPVKQQEQNRWGLCSVTEVEEVKIFIRMIPLWITFIMYGLVSSVGDTFFIEQAYNLEASKLYKKYDLSFLLLIFQKIAEYMFEIVTQKLIKKGSRKYAAAIGNIAATIISILCCITAAVVEIKRLEEIKRLEERLEFFKRNGLIHKPDEQIPMSMFWLLPQFFLLGALDGISHNLLSDFSIACFSNGEVPDSISSYLRIFSDSVFGIGILGGALSIYIVGMVEPSWFGQTLNDSRLDKYYWTLTILSYINLVFSTLVAFWYCYRHEAIEESQLSAQTENDDMQCNVAVVVV is encoded by the exons ATGTCTTCCCAACCACAGTTTACATCACAGTTGCCTCTTGGCCATTTATTACTCCGCCTAAGATATTCTTTCCTTATTATCCTGAAGCCACTGTCTTCCTGGCCCGTTGTAACTCTAGAATTTGCTGGGAAAGTAGCAGAGTACGTCGTCTTGTGGTTGAGAGTGACATACTTAACAGATGTCTGGAAATTTTCCACTAAGCGGGCTGCTAAATTTGTAAATGTGTCTACGGGTGTAGAGACCATAATGCCTATAGGCATGGCGTTCCTCGTAGATGTTTTCTTGGGTCACCATGGCATGCTCAAGATCTCCAGCATTATGTATAGCTTT GGGATGGTGTTCTTGTTTTTGTTAGCACGATATTCTGAACCAATTCATGAAGGCAGCCGGCCACGTTGCATCTCAATCGTTGTGTTCTGCATATCATCACTCCTCATAGCCAATGGGCTATCTGGTCATAAGGTATCCTCGAGTTCTGTccaagagcaagaaaagtcgATCCAAACAGAGAGTACTGAACAAGACGATATAGAAAGGAAAAAGGCAGGAAAATTTAGACGCTTCTTTAGGAGATCTACACGCTTCTTCGCTCCGATTCTTCTCGTCTTTGTGCTTACATTTATGCCATGGCGATGGCCATTGCCTTCCCAATTTGGGATAGCAGCAACAGGGATGGTAGTAGCAAGTGGTCTGTTCATGAGCTTCTCACGCTTATACAAATATGATAAACCACAGGGGAGTCCTCTCACCACTCTTTCTAGAGTCTTTGTAGCCTCTATTTCCAAGATGTTTATTACCCTCCCACCGGATGATCAACTCCATGAAAATCCACGTAGTTCTCACTATTTGCCTCACACCAAGGGCCTCAG GTTCCTTGACAAGGCTGCCATTGTAGTCACAACCCAACCCGTAAAGCAACAAGAACAAAATAGATGGGGACTTTGCAGTGTAACAGAAGTAGAGGAAGTAAAAATCTTTATACGCATGATACCTTTGTGGATTACGTTTATCATGTATGGGCTCGTGTCATCGGTTGGAGACACTTTTTTTATTGAGCAAGCATACAATTTGGAAGCATccaaattgtataaaaaatatgACCTTTCTTTTTTGCTACTAATCTTCCAGAAAATTGCAGAATACATGTTCGAAATAGTCACTCAGAAGTTAATTAAAAAGGGATCAAGAAAATATGCAGCCGCAATTGGAAACATAGCAGCAACGATAATTTCTATACTTTGTTGTATCACGGCTGCTGTAGTGGAGATCAAGAGGCTGGAGGAGATCAAGAGGCTGGAGGAGAGGCTGGAGTTTTTCAAAAGGAATGGGTTAATTCACAAACCTGATGAGCAAATCCCAATGAGCATGTTCTGGCTTCTTCCacagttttttcttcttggtgcCCTTGATGGAATCTCTCATAACCTTCTTAGTGATTTCAGCATTGCTTGTTTCTCCAACGGAGAAGTTCCTGACTCCATTAGCTCCTACTTGCGAATTTTCAGCGATAGTGTATTCGGAATTGGAATTTTGGGTGGTGCCCTTTCAATTTATATAGTGGGTATGGTCGAACCAAGTTGGTTTGGGCAGACACTGAACGATAGTCGTTTGGATAAGTACTATTGGACACTGACAATTCTCAGTTACATAAATCTTGTCTTCTCCACCCTGGTGGCATTTTGGTACTGCTATCGACACGAGGCAATTGAAGAGTCTCAATTATCTGCCCAGACTGAAAATGATGATATGCAATGCAATGTTGCTGTTGTTGTGGTATAG